A region of Culicoides brevitarsis isolate CSIRO-B50_1 chromosome 1, AGI_CSIRO_Cbre_v1, whole genome shotgun sequence DNA encodes the following proteins:
- the LOC134826919 gene encoding uncharacterized protein C1orf131 homolog, with protein sequence MSRIITKAALLAMQRGDDDFKSVVHEKKQKKTSSKPVEKSGNKFPDKPPTLLDLQRARKEVINLGISGFSDKMAKEEAEIQLAIKLGAKPPKKPYKNYKEILEEKRKVKKVQETTSERVAKKHQFGSGTSYIKYLTGNRHKTKKNPKNVLNSYGKVKAKDVANQKNKRR encoded by the coding sequence ATGTCGAGAATTATCACAAAAGCTGCCTTACTGGCCATGCAACGAGGCGACGACGACTTCAAATCTGTCGTCCAcgagaagaaacaaaaaaagacatcATCAAAACCTGTAGAAAAATCCGGCAACAAATTTCCTGACAAGCCTCCGACTTTATTGGACTTGCAACGAGCCAGAAAGGAGGTCATCAATTTGGGAATTTCTGGATTTTCGGATAAAATGGCGAAAGAAGAGGCGGAAATTCAATTGGCAATCAAACTCGGGGCAAAACCACCAAAGAAACCGTATAAGAACTACAAAGAAATCCTCGAGGAAAAgcgaaaagtcaaaaaagtgCAAGAAACAACGTCGGAACGTGTCGCGAAGAAACATCAATTCGGTTCAGGAACGTCTTACATCAAATATCTCACGGGAAATCGAcacaaaacgaagaaaaatcccaaaaatgtGTTGAATAGTTACGGAAAAGTGAAGGCGAAGGACGTTGCGAATCAGAAAAATAAGAgaagataa
- the LOC134826961 gene encoding gamma-glutamyl hydrolase-like codes for MTNFNEYPIIGVLAQETSYQLEKCYPGRYKSFIAASYVKFVEGGGSRVVPIFIGKPKQYYVDIMQKINGILFPGGATYFDVSNGYSDAGMYIYEIAKEMNDRGEYFPLWGTCLGFELLTYVDYGRIEHRTDCSSHNQPLNLEFKQNFRESKLFSNAPEEILKDLKDKPITYNYHQYCVTEKTLCETGLSGNWRVMSTNKDWDGLEFISTMEHFKYPFYGVQFHPEKHPYEWIRDRNISHTKEANRAAQYFAEFFVDECRKSRNCFSKGVKEENSYVIYNFPATFTGKEKSVYEQCYLFDENVDYRRVEFTVSEILGIGIILMHGLRTLYNAL; via the exons ATGA caaatttcaacgAATATCCCATAATTGGCGTTTTAGCACAAGAAACTTCTTACCAACTTGAAAAATGTTATCCTGGCAGATATAAAAGCTTCATTGCTGCTTCTTATGTGAAATTCGTAGAAGGTGGAGGGTCTCGTGTAGTTCCCATTTTCATCGGCAAACCCAAACAGTATTACGTTGACatcatgcaaaaaatcaaCGG aattttatttCCTGGTGGAGCAACTTATTTCGATGTGTCAAACGGATATTCAGATGCTGGAATGTACATCTACGAAATTGCCAAAGAAATGAATGACCGCGGTGAATATTTTCCTTTGTGGGGCACATGTTTGGGTTTTGAACTGCTCACATATGTCGACTATGGAAGAATCGAGCATCGAACGGACTGCAGTTCACATAATCAACCCTTAAATTtggaattcaaacaaaattttcgggaaagtaaacttttttctaatgCACCAGAGGAGATTCTCAAAGATTTGAAGGACAAACCAATTACTTACAATTATCACCAGTATTGTGTGACAGAAAAAACTTTATGCGAAACTGGATTATCGGGAAATTGGAGAGTCATGTCGACGAATAAAGACTGGGACGGATTGGAATTTATCTCAACAATGGAACATTTCAAATATCCCTTTTATGGTGTGCAATTTCATCCAGAAAAACATCCTTACGAGTGGATTAGGGACCGTAATATTTCGCATACAAAGGAAGCGAATAGGGCTGCTCAGTATTTCGCGGAATTTTTCGTCGACGAATGTAGAAAAAGTCGAAATTGCTTCTCGAAAGGCGTGAAAGAGGAAAATTCTTACgtgatttataattttccgGCAACTTTTACTGGCAAAGAAAAGTCTGTTTATGAGCAATGTTACTTATTTGACGAAAACGTCGACTATAGACGTGTGGAATTTACCGTTAGTGAAATTTTAGGCattggaattattttaatgcatgGACTTAGGACTTTATATAATGCtctgtga
- the LOC134826996 gene encoding sodium- and chloride-dependent glycine transporter 1-like codes for MLVIAGVPLMFMELSFGQYAALGPVAIYRRFCPLFRGLGYGMIIVSAIVMLYYNLIIGWTIFYMFASMKSELPWQHCDPEWSTEHCFSYEEADQCEADNGTFYLKVCYNHTIADQFNYSGLALSSLKRPPAEEYFENYVLGISKGIEHTGNIKLSLALCLLGAWIIVFLCLCKGVKSSGKVVYFTALFPYVVLVMLFVRGVTLPGAETGIFYFLTPDFKHLASAQVYGDAAVQVFFALSPSWGGLITLSSYNKFTNNCYKDSLIVAVSNIATSFFAGLVIFSIIGFLAHELDVEVEKVVDQGAGLAFIVYPEVVTRLPISPVWSLLFFLMLLTLGLDSQFALMETVTTAILDKFPNLRHRKIWVVLFVAVFGYLGGLGFTTNSGMYWLQLMDKYAANWSVLIIAIIECILIAWKYGSERFLNDIQSMIGKQGRVWMMFWTLMWKFVTPAVLLFILFFNWVEYKPASYGKYVYPIWADAVGWVVGLLPIFVIILTAIQQIVKAPKEMTLKEKVRMLLNETKEWGPASNVTAVTSTDVDPYDIATRPVHCAAFDDDYGEELML; via the exons ATGTTGGTCATTGCG GGCGTCCCGTTGATGTTTATGGAGCTATCCTTCGGACAGTATGCGGCACTTGGTCCCGTTGCCATTTATCGTCGTTTTTGTCCGCTGTTTCGCGGTCTCGGTTACGGTATGATAATCGTCTCCGCCATCGTCATGCTGTACTACAACCTCATCATTGGCTGGACCATTTTTTACATGTTTGCATCGATGAAGTCCGAACTGCCGTGGCAACATTGCGATCCTGAATGGAGTACCGAAC attgcTTTTCGTACGAAGAAGCGGATCAATGCGAAGCGGACAATGGAACGTTCTACCTGAAAGTTTGTTACAACCACACAATCGCCGACCAGTTCAACTACAGCGGTTTGGCATTGAGCTCGTTAAAGCGACCGCCAGCCGAAGAGTACTTTGA GAATTACGTTCTTGGCATCTCGAAAGGCATCGAACATACGGGCAACATCAAATTATCGCTGGCATTATGCTTGTTGGGCGCGTGGATAATCGTGTTTTTGTGCCTATGCAAAGGCGTCAAGTCATCCggaaag GTCGTTTATTTCACTGCACTTTTCCCATATGTCGTGCTCGTGATGTTGTTTGTGCGTGGCGTGACATTGCCGGGAGCGGAAACgggaattttttactttttgacgcCCGATTTTAAGCATTTGGCGAGCGCGCAA GTGTATGGCGATGCAGcagttcaagtattttttgccCTGTCACCCAGTTGGGGTGGATTGATCACTCTGTCATCCTACAATAAATTCACGAATAATTGCTACAA aGATTCACTTATCGTGGCAGTATCGAACATAGCGACATCGTTTTTTGCTGGTTTggttattttttctataattggTTTTTTAGCCCATGAACTAGATGTGGAAGTGGAAAAAGTTGTCGATCAG ggCGCTGGACTCGCATTCATCGTATACCCGGAGGTTGTTACACGCTTGCCGATCTCGCCGGTGTGGTCGCTCTTATTTTTCCTGATGCTTTTAACGTTAGGCTTAGATTCACAG TTTGCACTAATGGAAACTGTTACCACGGCAATACTAGATAAATTTCCGAACTTGAGGCATCGCAAAATATGGGTTGTTCTCTTCGTTGCCGTTTTCGGGTATTTGGGTGGCCTAGGATTCACAacaaac AGCGGCATGTACTGGCTGCAGCTAATGGACAAATATGCTGCAAATTGGTCCGTTCTCATAATCGCCATAATAGAGTGCATTTTAATTGCATGGAAATATGGGTCGGAACGCTTTTTGAACGACATTCAGAGCATGATTGGCAAACAAGGTCGTGTCTGGATGATGTTTTGGACGTTGATGTGGAAGTTCGTTACGCCAGCGGTTTTGTTG TTTATTCTGTTTTTTAATTGGGTCGAGTACAAGCCAGCGTCGTATGGGAAATATGTTTACCCGATATGGGCGGATGCAGTTGGTTGGGTGGTCGGGTTGTTGCcgatttttgtgataattttaacAGCAATCCAGCAAATAGTGAAGGCACCAAAGGAAATGACTTTGAAGGAG AAAGTCCGCATGCTATTGAACGAGACAAAAGAATGGGGTCCGGCATCAAATGTCACAGCAGTCACCTCAACAGACGTCGATCCGTATGACATTGCCACGCGCCCCGTGCATTGCGCCGCGTTCGACGACGACTACGGCGAGGAGCTGATGCTCTGA